One region of Candidatus Leptovillus gracilis genomic DNA includes:
- a CDS encoding META domain-containing protein: MQKYLVWLFLSLWVLLVACSALPASTPSPLPLATVPEQTAVPQPTLSPTAAPTLRPTRTPSATPSATATPSATPTLEPTAVPTGVSDAAVFLTNLTWQWVAFLDPAAGPQEIAEPARYALRLEADGRVLIQADCHTIGGTYSLTAGGIVISPDPLTEADCPADSLAGQFVQRLSGAVLWFMAGDDLLFDLAADSGGMRFRRADPSAATDFEQNQVVAEEDTAVIEGGAIRLQVQGVAHSFAWRAIQAGPLVPAHILVTFDGENSEEVVANNGRRLYIFPAQEYQDLVGIAAASEVSRLQGLIQAADGRSDPPPSLMPLLPPPFRLMDRWVQFADLDFTQGAGVRYVADTPNRQAIGPWTNETTAYYYQGLSNDGRFYVSLIWPVRTDALPDTFEKATDDVKAQSTNAATYDAYLRDTQDLLNSLPPSAWKLDLRKLDALIASLALQ; encoded by the coding sequence ATGCAGAAGTATCTAGTGTGGTTGTTCTTAAGCCTATGGGTTCTGTTGGTGGCGTGCAGTGCACTGCCGGCGTCAACCCCATCACCGCTGCCTCTGGCAACCGTGCCAGAGCAGACGGCCGTTCCTCAACCCACCCTTTCCCCCACAGCCGCGCCTACCTTGCGGCCAACGCGCACACCATCAGCCACGCCATCAGCCACAGCAACGCCATCAGCCACCCCCACCCTGGAACCTACGGCCGTGCCAACAGGGGTATCAGACGCAGCAGTTTTCCTGACAAACCTTACCTGGCAGTGGGTGGCCTTCCTCGACCCGGCCGCCGGTCCGCAAGAAATAGCCGAGCCGGCCCGCTATGCGCTGCGCCTGGAAGCCGACGGCCGTGTTCTCATCCAGGCCGACTGCCACACCATCGGTGGAACTTACAGCCTGACGGCCGGGGGCATTGTCATTTCGCCTGACCCTCTCACGGAGGCCGATTGCCCGGCCGATTCCCTGGCCGGGCAATTTGTGCAGCGCCTCAGCGGGGCGGTCCTCTGGTTCATGGCTGGCGACGATTTGCTGTTTGACCTGGCAGCCGACAGCGGCGGAATGCGTTTTCGCCGCGCCGACCCATCGGCTGCCACTGATTTTGAGCAGAATCAGGTTGTTGCCGAAGAAGATACGGCCGTCATAGAAGGCGGCGCGATTCGTTTGCAGGTGCAGGGCGTGGCCCATTCGTTCGCCTGGCGAGCGATTCAGGCCGGACCGTTGGTCCCTGCCCATATCCTGGTGACGTTTGACGGCGAAAATTCGGAAGAAGTGGTGGCGAACAACGGCCGTCGCTTATACATTTTTCCCGCGCAAGAGTACCAGGACCTGGTCGGTATTGCCGCCGCCAGCGAGGTGTCCCGGCTGCAAGGGCTGATTCAAGCCGCCGACGGCCGCAGCGATCCACCCCCCAGCCTCATGCCGCTGCTGCCGCCCCCCTTCCGCCTGATGGATCGATGGGTCCAGTTTGCCGACCTCGACTTTACCCAGGGCGCGGGCGTGCGCTATGTCGCCGACACGCCCAACCGTCAGGCTATAGGCCCCTGGACCAACGAGACGACGGCTTATTATTACCAGGGTTTAAGCAATGACGGCCGTTTTTACGTGTCGCTCATCTGGCCGGTACGCACCGACGCCCTGCCCGACACCTTCGAGAAGGCCACCGACGATGTCAAAGCGCAGTCTACCAACGCCGCCACTTACGACGCCTACCTGCGCGACACCCAAGATCTGTTGAACAGTTTACCCCCCTCCGCCTGGAAACTAGACCTGCGCAAACTTGATGCGCTGATTGCGTCCTTAGCGCTTCAGTAA
- a CDS encoding type II toxin-antitoxin system PemK/MazF family toxin has translation MAYIPNRGDSVWITFNPQARHEQAWRRPALVLSPAAYNGKVGLAILCPITSQIKNYPFEVLIPEGLKIGGAILSDQIKLID, from the coding sequence TTGGCATACATTCCGAATCGTGGTGATAGTGTATGGATAACTTTCAATCCACAAGCTAGACATGAGCAAGCATGGCGAAGACCAGCGTTGGTTTTGTCTCCGGCAGCTTATAACGGCAAGGTCGGTTTGGCGATTTTATGTCCGATTACGAGTCAAATCAAAAATTATCCCTTTGAAGTATTAATACCGGAGGGTTTGAAAATTGGTGGCGCGATTTTGTCAGACCAGATAAAACTGATTGACTGA
- a CDS encoding DUF3592 domain-containing protein, which translates to MSGRNTGMGCLGTILFVGIFIAVGIGLFIWGLNVLQKAQASQDWPTADGTIISATVREDRDDDGTSYFADVTYQYTAADRRHSSDNVSFGQYGGSSRHAEGIVARYPVGQRVTVYYDPDDPMTAVLEPGANFGSYLLVGMGALFIGVALLVGLFSLFGILRRR; encoded by the coding sequence ATGAGTGGACGCAATACGGGTATGGGCTGTTTGGGCACGATATTGTTTGTGGGCATCTTTATCGCGGTGGGGATAGGGCTTTTTATTTGGGGATTGAATGTATTGCAAAAGGCGCAGGCGAGCCAGGATTGGCCGACGGCCGATGGCACAATCATCTCTGCGACCGTGCGCGAAGACCGCGATGACGATGGCACGTCCTATTTTGCCGACGTTACCTACCAATATACGGCGGCCGACCGGCGGCACAGTTCAGACAATGTGAGCTTTGGGCAATATGGCGGCAGCAGCCGCCACGCCGAAGGCATTGTCGCCAGATACCCGGTGGGCCAACGGGTGACGGTGTATTATGACCCGGATGACCCGATGACGGCCGTTTTAGAGCCTGGCGCTAATTTTGGCAGCTATCTACTGGTGGGCATGGGTGCGCTGTTCATCGGGGTGGCCTTGCTGGTTGGGCTGTTTTCCCTGTTTGGCATACTGCGTCGCCGGTAA
- the udk gene encoding uridine kinase: MGDFLPVVFGVAGGTASGKTTVARTILESVGAEKVAYFPHDAYYRDNPHLSFEQRSQQNYDHPNSLENSLLVQHIQQILAGQPVAVPVYDFTLHRRKKETVLVEPCPIILIEGILIFTRRKLRDLMDIKIYVDTDADIRFIRRLERDMNERNRSLDSVVAQYEATVRPMHLKFVEPSKRYADVIIPNGGRNQVAMEMVVSRLRELLNMRLVR; the protein is encoded by the coding sequence ATGGGTGACTTTTTGCCGGTCGTGTTTGGCGTCGCCGGAGGCACGGCTTCCGGCAAAACAACGGTGGCCCGCACCATTCTGGAATCGGTGGGTGCTGAAAAGGTAGCCTATTTCCCTCACGATGCTTACTACCGCGATAATCCCCATCTGTCTTTTGAGCAGCGCTCGCAGCAAAACTACGATCACCCCAATTCATTGGAGAACAGTTTGTTGGTGCAGCACATCCAACAAATTTTGGCCGGGCAGCCGGTGGCGGTGCCAGTCTACGATTTTACGCTGCACCGGCGTAAAAAGGAGACGGTTTTGGTGGAGCCGTGCCCAATCATATTGATTGAGGGGATTTTAATTTTTACCCGGCGCAAACTGCGTGATTTGATGGATATAAAAATTTACGTGGATACAGACGCCGACATTCGCTTTATCCGCCGCCTGGAGCGCGATATGAACGAGCGCAACCGGTCGCTGGATTCGGTGGTGGCCCAATATGAGGCGACGGTTCGCCCCATGCACCTGAAGTTTGTTGAGCCGAGTAAACGATACGCCGATGTGATTATCCCGAATGGCGGCCGTAATCAGGTGGCGATGGAGATGGTTGTGTCGCGGCTGCGGGAATTGTTGAATATGCGCCTGGTCCGCTGA
- a CDS encoding pentapeptide repeat-containing protein: MDPITRQMIEDTVAVVGSKHVTLAGLDLRGLGDLADIQLEGANLNETKLDGVTLSNAKLKGAKFDSASLKGALLDGAGLQEANLYRADLREANLTGASLQKAYLGSANLQGAVLVEADLSEANLHFADLRGADLRETIMTSADLKGARYNDKTLWPEKLTPLLVGAVFERR, encoded by the coding sequence ATGGACCCAATTACACGACAAATGATTGAAGACACGGTGGCCGTCGTTGGCTCAAAACACGTCACGCTTGCCGGGCTGGATTTGCGCGGCCTGGGCGACCTGGCGGATATTCAACTGGAGGGGGCCAATTTGAATGAGACAAAGCTGGATGGCGTGACCTTGTCCAACGCCAAACTAAAAGGGGCCAAATTCGACAGCGCCAGCCTGAAAGGCGCTTTGCTCGACGGCGCCGGGTTACAGGAGGCGAATTTATACCGGGCAGATTTGCGCGAAGCAAATCTGACGGGAGCGTCTTTGCAAAAGGCGTATCTGGGCAGCGCCAACTTGCAAGGAGCCGTGCTGGTAGAGGCTGATTTGTCTGAGGCCAATTTGCACTTTGCCGATTTGCGCGGGGCAGATTTGCGCGAAACGATCATGACGAGTGCTGACTTGAAGGGGGCGCGCTACAATGACAAAACATTGTGGCCGGAGAAATTAACACCACTGTTAGTCGGCGCCGTCTTTGAACGCCGCTAA
- a CDS encoding sulfurtransferase, with protein sequence MHTTLIDIETLQAHLGDETWVVVDCRFSLAEPAAGRRAYLAAHIPGAMYAHLDEDLSNPAVTDHGRHPLPPPDVLLSRFSQMGIGPHTQVVAYDDVNGMIAARLWWMLRYMGHTAVAVLDGGWPLWSAAGLPTRSGEEKRDTAVFQGQPRQEWLVQVEQVSSLPLLVDSRDAARYRGELETIDPVAGRIPGAVNYYYQANWTTDGRYLPPSALRAQLMALLGDTPPEQTTFYCGSGVSACVNLLALAHSELGDGRLYAGSWSEWCRDPERPVESG encoded by the coding sequence ATGCACACGACATTGATTGACATTGAAACCTTGCAAGCCCACCTGGGAGATGAGACCTGGGTGGTTGTAGACTGCCGGTTTAGTCTGGCCGAGCCGGCGGCGGGGCGGCGGGCTTACCTGGCGGCGCACATCCCCGGTGCGATGTATGCCCACCTGGACGAAGATTTGAGCAACCCGGCGGTGACCGATCACGGCCGTCACCCGCTCCCCCCGCCAGATGTCTTGCTGAGTCGTTTTAGCCAGATGGGCATTGGCCCACACACGCAAGTGGTGGCCTACGACGACGTCAATGGCATGATTGCGGCGCGCTTGTGGTGGATGCTGCGCTATATGGGGCATACGGCCGTTGCCGTGTTAGATGGTGGCTGGCCGCTGTGGTCGGCTGCCGGGCTGCCTACACGGTCTGGCGAGGAAAAACGGGACACGGCCGTTTTCCAGGGTCAGCCGCGCCAGGAGTGGTTGGTGCAGGTGGAGCAGGTTTCATCTTTGCCGCTGCTGGTGGATTCTCGTGACGCGGCCCGCTATCGGGGTGAACTGGAGACGATAGACCCGGTTGCCGGGCGCATCCCCGGCGCGGTGAATTATTATTACCAGGCGAATTGGACGACTGACGGCCGTTATCTGCCCCCGTCTGCCTTACGCGCTCAATTGATGGCCTTGTTGGGCGACACGCCGCCAGAACAGACCACGTTTTACTGTGGTTCCGGGGTGTCGGCCTGTGTCAATCTATTGGCGTTGGCGCACAGCGAGCTGGGAGACGGCCGTCTGTATGCCGGTTCCTGGAGCGAATGGTGCCGCGACCCGGAGCGGCCAGTGGAGAGTGGCTGA
- a CDS encoding PKD domain-containing protein gives MKNWDRQKLYLGWLWLLLLLLPAVGSAALAPAATYPGALRIVGPLQLELKVTPPIGTPGDTLVLELSLVNLDQVTYQPEVSLQLPLGLRLNVANLPPGATVNLQANRLTWVPVVSANGGTQQFALPLRVETADILRPEQTITAVLKFNNQVQEAATTLWIGIPPYVSSVNLPGQVSLGLPIQLRAELNGPGPISQSWQLGDGRRVDVNDPVVVYPAAGVYDVTLTASNAIGAATAVRRITIVPHPTAQFKVEDDTPGVGQPVRFVNESGGQTPITYRWDFGDGATSADAQPAHVYTSPGVYQVRLSIENAFGRSEALWPLTVGLPPAADMALDEFASSGQPVRALGLGDDTVTAFRWDMGDGRTHEGAQISHIYALPGNYYITMTASNQFGDAQVSRWLAVEPGIMAVYLPAIMTLDSEAIVPGASLDPLGVVLEPVDLEAPFVMAPLDLPATTSPAEQLFVYINEARRQFDLPPLQYVYELTVAAQQHAEDMVAYRYTGHTGSDGSTPAERLLWHGYSRAYAGEATAWGFEQAYQAVEFWVNSPGHRAIILNKYATEVGVAFTANFSAPMSGIGRPNLARMARPKRPRCGCAGRCLVRRH, from the coding sequence ATGAAAAATTGGGATCGCCAAAAACTTTATCTGGGTTGGCTGTGGCTGCTGCTGCTTTTGCTGCCGGCTGTTGGTTCCGCGGCTTTGGCTCCAGCGGCCACGTATCCTGGCGCGCTGCGCATTGTGGGGCCGCTGCAATTGGAGCTAAAGGTGACGCCGCCCATTGGCACGCCTGGCGATACTCTCGTGTTGGAACTTTCGCTCGTCAATCTTGATCAGGTCACTTATCAGCCGGAAGTGAGCCTGCAGCTGCCTCTGGGATTGCGCCTGAATGTGGCAAATTTACCACCGGGGGCGACGGTTAATTTGCAGGCGAATCGCCTCACCTGGGTCCCTGTTGTTTCAGCAAACGGCGGGACGCAGCAGTTTGCGCTGCCGCTGCGGGTGGAAACGGCCGATATTCTCCGCCCGGAACAGACGATAACGGCCGTTCTCAAGTTCAACAATCAGGTGCAAGAAGCGGCCACGACGCTGTGGATTGGCATTCCGCCTTACGTTAGCAGCGTCAACCTGCCGGGCCAGGTTTCGCTGGGACTGCCCATCCAACTGCGCGCCGAGCTGAATGGACCCGGCCCGATTAGCCAATCCTGGCAGTTGGGTGACGGCCGTCGTGTAGATGTCAATGACCCGGTGGTGGTGTACCCGGCGGCCGGAGTTTATGATGTCACTCTGACGGCCAGCAACGCGATTGGCGCGGCAACGGCCGTGCGCCGCATCACCATCGTCCCCCATCCCACTGCCCAATTTAAAGTAGAAGATGATACGCCCGGCGTGGGGCAGCCTGTCCGCTTCGTCAACGAAAGCGGCGGACAAACGCCGATCACCTACCGCTGGGATTTTGGCGATGGCGCGACATCGGCCGATGCCCAACCTGCCCATGTGTATACGTCGCCGGGTGTCTATCAGGTGCGCTTAAGCATTGAAAATGCCTTTGGCCGCTCCGAAGCGTTGTGGCCGCTGACGGTTGGTCTGCCGCCGGCCGCCGATATGGCCTTGGACGAGTTTGCCAGCAGCGGGCAGCCGGTGCGCGCTCTGGGTCTTGGCGACGATACGGTGACGGCTTTCCGCTGGGATATGGGCGACGGCCGTACCCACGAAGGGGCGCAAATCAGCCATATCTACGCCTTGCCCGGTAACTATTACATCACCATGACCGCTTCCAACCAATTTGGCGACGCCCAGGTGAGCCGCTGGCTGGCTGTGGAACCGGGCATCATGGCCGTTTACCTGCCGGCCATTATGACACTAGACAGCGAAGCCATCGTCCCCGGCGCATCGTTGGATCCGCTTGGCGTTGTCCTGGAACCGGTAGACTTGGAAGCGCCTTTTGTGATGGCCCCTCTGGACCTGCCGGCCACCACCAGTCCGGCCGAGCAGTTGTTTGTCTACATCAACGAGGCGCGCCGCCAGTTTGATTTGCCGCCGCTGCAATACGTTTACGAGCTGACTGTTGCCGCTCAACAGCACGCCGAAGATATGGTTGCCTACCGTTACACCGGTCACACCGGTTCCGATGGCTCGACGCCGGCGGAGCGCCTGTTGTGGCACGGCTATTCCCGCGCGTATGCCGGCGAGGCGACGGCCTGGGGCTTTGAACAGGCGTATCAGGCGGTGGAATTTTGGGTCAACAGCCCCGGCCACCGGGCCATCATTCTTAATAAATACGCGACTGAAGTGGGCGTTGCCTTTACAGCCAATTTTAGCGCCCCAATGTCTGGTATTGGACGGCCGAATTTGGCGCGTATGGCGCGCCCGAAGCGCCCGCGCTGCGGGTGCGCGGGCCGCTGTCTGGTGCGTCGGCATTGA
- a CDS encoding polymer-forming cytoskeletal protein produces MASGSVKASNPKRFSFLRRKQAWREISGYQVGNIHETQPVAIAATATVVGNVFAPQLIVAGLLSGTAVSPEVTVQAEGQIWGDIYATRLHVEQGGLIRGWVHTLDDAAYQLLNGRHSPIDPLPDDAKAAPNGLKPEHHRLRDNADLDARRWLQMETAVALAARTELEETFDQRLAEIAGEATNQLTITREELKTTRAELTTWQQQAQDKSSQLQQRDTQLERQGRELALAQETLAHTNQELEELREAYAAKEALLKELTLAKVGVDTHLHEALQHVDTLTGRVHNIETALQASLVHSSDQEDALQRWQELAETTEKRAAELEVELATVRQQLEQSKDLNNLLRDQRKQIEDEWVHAQIRLEELQKQLENETEASRTLLADSDETIRSLTSLNAQLKEELEPLQNRNAILMKQMEMAKTKFFKQEEDMAQLRRQYAELESAWTAAQDELERIRQQPTKLFSSEQLDDLKAQLTAVAEKADSYQEQMLWHQANLETSQAALKKSQQLAEQQAAQLAQQQQELERLWQQMQDQRGQEQGELRLTKENLRQKQMQLEASEADLQHHLQETAHQGQRLAEMQSLLIERELQWQQAQQTIAKQQQLIKQMKQVTVEKISSLEAALAQARRE; encoded by the coding sequence ATGGCAAGCGGCAGCGTAAAAGCATCTAATCCCAAACGTTTTTCTTTTTTGCGGCGTAAGCAGGCGTGGCGCGAGATCTCTGGCTACCAGGTTGGTAATATCCATGAAACGCAGCCGGTGGCTATCGCCGCCACGGCGACCGTGGTGGGCAATGTCTTTGCGCCGCAGTTGATTGTGGCCGGATTGTTGTCGGGCACGGCCGTTAGCCCGGAAGTGACGGTGCAAGCCGAGGGCCAGATTTGGGGCGACATTTACGCCACGCGGCTGCACGTGGAACAAGGCGGCCTGATTCGCGGTTGGGTCCACACGCTAGACGACGCGGCCTACCAGCTATTGAACGGCCGTCACTCCCCCATAGATCCGCTGCCAGACGACGCCAAAGCCGCGCCAAACGGCTTAAAGCCCGAACACCACCGCCTGCGCGACAACGCCGACCTGGATGCCCGGCGCTGGCTGCAAATGGAAACGGCCGTCGCCCTGGCCGCCCGCACCGAACTAGAAGAAACCTTCGACCAACGCCTGGCCGAAATCGCCGGCGAAGCCACCAATCAACTCACCATCACCCGCGAAGAGTTAAAAACCACCCGCGCCGAACTGACCACCTGGCAGCAGCAGGCCCAAGACAAAAGCAGCCAACTACAACAACGCGACACCCAGCTAGAACGCCAGGGCAGAGAATTGGCCCTGGCCCAAGAAACACTGGCTCACACCAATCAAGAATTAGAGGAACTGCGCGAAGCCTACGCCGCCAAAGAAGCCCTGCTCAAAGAACTTACCCTGGCCAAAGTTGGTGTAGATACCCATCTACACGAAGCCTTACAGCACGTAGACACCCTCACCGGCCGGGTTCACAACATCGAAACCGCCCTCCAGGCCAGCCTGGTACACAGCTCCGACCAGGAAGACGCCCTCCAGCGTTGGCAAGAACTGGCCGAAACCACCGAAAAGCGGGCCGCAGAATTAGAAGTGGAGCTTGCCACCGTCCGGCAGCAGTTGGAGCAGAGCAAAGATCTCAACAATCTGCTGCGTGACCAGCGTAAACAGATCGAAGATGAGTGGGTTCATGCCCAGATTCGCCTGGAAGAGCTGCAAAAACAGCTTGAAAACGAAACCGAGGCCAGCAGAACGCTGCTGGCAGACAGCGATGAAACGATTCGCTCATTGACCAGCCTCAATGCCCAACTAAAGGAGGAACTGGAACCGCTGCAAAACCGCAACGCCATTTTGATGAAACAAATGGAAATGGCAAAGACCAAGTTCTTCAAGCAAGAAGAGGATATGGCGCAGCTGCGCCGCCAATACGCGGAATTGGAAAGCGCCTGGACAGCGGCGCAGGACGAATTGGAAAGAATTCGGCAGCAGCCGACCAAACTATTCTCCTCAGAGCAGCTAGATGACCTGAAAGCACAATTGACGGCCGTCGCCGAAAAAGCAGACAGCTACCAGGAACAAATGTTGTGGCATCAGGCCAATCTGGAAACCAGCCAGGCCGCCTTAAAGAAAAGCCAACAACTGGCCGAACAGCAGGCGGCGCAATTGGCGCAGCAGCAGCAAGAATTGGAACGCCTGTGGCAGCAGATGCAAGACCAACGCGGCCAGGAGCAAGGCGAACTGCGCCTGACAAAAGAAAATCTACGCCAAAAACAGATGCAGTTGGAGGCAAGTGAAGCGGATTTACAGCATCACCTTCAGGAGACGGCCCATCAGGGGCAGCGTTTGGCCGAAATGCAATCTCTGTTAATCGAGCGCGAGCTGCAATGGCAGCAGGCGCAGCAAACGATTGCCAAACAGCAGCAGCTTATCAAACAGATGAAACAAGTTACTGTGGAAAAGATCAGCAGCCTGGAAGCGGCTTTGGCCCAGGCGCGCCGCGAGTGA
- the mtnP gene encoding S-methyl-5'-thioadenosine phosphorylase — MTNIELAVIGGSGLYNMPDLTNVEEVEIDTPFGKPSDKLILGSLYGRRLLFLPRHGRGHILNPSEVPYRANIYALKTLGVRYVVAVSACGSLREDYAPGHVVIPDQIYDNTRKRESSFFFGGLVAHISLARPFSPELSAAVEQAVRACGGTVHNGGAFVTVEGPRFSTRAESNVYRQWGMDIIGMTTSPEAFLAAEAEMAYACMAHITDYDVWHDSEAPVTVEQVIRVLRHNTEIAQQALRYLVSHMGEWVGEFAAHSGLRDALITDRSLIPAQTKATLAPLIGRYLDQTAS, encoded by the coding sequence GTGACAAACATCGAATTGGCCGTCATCGGCGGCAGTGGTCTGTATAACATGCCAGACCTGACAAATGTGGAAGAAGTGGAGATTGATACTCCTTTTGGCAAACCTTCGGACAAGTTGATATTGGGCAGTTTATACGGCCGTCGCCTACTCTTCCTGCCACGCCACGGCCGTGGCCACATCCTGAACCCCAGCGAAGTGCCTTATCGCGCCAACATCTACGCCCTGAAAACATTGGGCGTGCGTTACGTGGTAGCCGTCAGCGCCTGTGGGTCGCTGCGCGAAGATTATGCCCCGGGCCACGTGGTTATCCCCGACCAGATTTACGACAACACCCGCAAGCGCGAGAGCAGCTTCTTTTTCGGTGGATTGGTGGCCCACATCAGCCTGGCACGGCCGTTTTCGCCCGAATTGAGCGCGGCGGTGGAGCAGGCCGTGCGGGCCTGCGGCGGCACCGTCCACAACGGCGGCGCGTTTGTCACCGTCGAAGGACCGCGCTTTAGCACGCGGGCCGAATCCAACGTTTATCGCCAATGGGGCATGGACATCATCGGCATGACCACCAGCCCGGAAGCCTTCCTGGCGGCCGAAGCGGAGATGGCCTACGCCTGCATGGCCCATATCACCGATTATGACGTGTGGCACGACAGTGAAGCGCCGGTAACAGTGGAACAGGTGATCCGCGTCCTGCGCCATAACACCGAGATAGCGCAGCAGGCTTTGCGCTATCTTGTCAGCCACATGGGCGAGTGGGTCGGCGAATTTGCGGCCCATTCCGGGCTGCGCGACGCGCTCATCACCGACCGCAGCCTGATTCCGGCGCAGACCAAAGCCACGTTGGCCCCGCTGATCGGCCGGTACCTGGACCAGACGGCAAGCTGA
- a CDS encoding FtsW/RodA/SpoVE family cell cycle protein — MQLFALEEAQEQNGRRQAVLLLLVAAFVWLNALALSLALDGRLRWQHLWAPGVWLLLMGAAHFSLHYFKPRRDPFLLPLIALLTGWGLVLIDRLAVNFLARQVMWLVLGTAVLLAVAILPRNLRLLRRYRYTWLTGGLLLLAATLLFGVNPSGYGAALWLPIPFIGQVYFQPSELLKLLLIVYLASYFDEREALLAASRERGWADMLSYLAPLLLMWGFCIVLLVWQRDLGAATLFFIVFLGLLYLATGDGRFVLAGGGLLLLAGVFAYFAFDLVALRVEAWWNPWPDADNRAFQIVQSLYALAAGGILGQGVGQGYPVYIPVVHSDFVFAAIAEEWGLIGSLSIVLVFVLLAYRGMRLALLAKRPFRRYLAAGITILISAQAFLIMGGVTKLLPLTGVTLPLISYGGSSLLVNSAMMGLLLYMSGVDEN; from the coding sequence ATGCAACTTTTTGCCCTGGAAGAAGCGCAAGAACAAAACGGCCGTCGTCAGGCTGTCCTGCTCCTGCTGGTTGCCGCCTTTGTCTGGCTCAACGCCCTGGCCCTCAGTCTGGCGCTGGATGGGCGGCTGCGCTGGCAGCATCTCTGGGCGCCGGGGGTGTGGCTGCTGTTAATGGGCGCAGCCCACTTCAGCCTGCACTACTTCAAACCCCGCCGCGACCCCTTCCTGCTGCCGCTCATTGCTCTGCTAACCGGCTGGGGGTTGGTGCTGATTGACCGGCTGGCGGTGAACTTTTTGGCGCGGCAGGTGATGTGGCTGGTTTTGGGCACGGCTGTCCTGCTGGCTGTGGCTATTTTGCCGCGCAATTTGCGCCTGCTGCGGCGCTATCGGTACACCTGGTTAACCGGCGGGCTGCTGCTGCTGGCCGCCACGCTGCTGTTTGGCGTCAACCCCTCGGGCTATGGCGCGGCGTTGTGGCTGCCCATCCCCTTCATTGGCCAGGTGTACTTCCAACCGTCGGAACTGCTGAAGCTGCTGTTGATCGTCTATTTAGCCAGCTATTTTGATGAACGCGAAGCGCTGTTGGCCGCCAGCCGCGAAAGAGGTTGGGCCGATATGTTATCTTATCTGGCGCCGCTGCTGCTGATGTGGGGTTTTTGCATTGTGCTGCTGGTGTGGCAGCGCGATTTGGGCGCGGCAACGCTGTTTTTTATTGTCTTTCTGGGGCTGTTGTATCTGGCGACGGGCGACGGCCGTTTTGTGCTGGCCGGCGGTGGGCTGCTGCTGCTGGCCGGGGTCTTCGCCTATTTCGCCTTCGACCTGGTGGCTTTGCGGGTGGAAGCATGGTGGAACCCCTGGCCCGACGCCGATAACCGCGCCTTCCAGATTGTGCAATCATTGTACGCCCTGGCCGCTGGCGGCATTTTAGGCCAGGGCGTAGGGCAGGGCTATCCGGTGTACATCCCGGTGGTCCATTCTGATTTTGTATTCGCGGCCATCGCCGAAGAATGGGGCCTTATCGGCAGCCTGAGCATTGTGCTGGTGTTTGTGCTGCTGGCCTACCGGGGGATGCGATTGGCGCTGTTGGCAAAACGGCCGTTCCGCCGCTATCTGGCCGCCGGTATCACCATCCTCATCAGCGCCCAGGCGTTTCTGATCATGGGCGGCGTCACCAAACTGCTGCCGCTCACCGGCGTTACTCTGCCGCTCATCAGTTATGGCGGCAGTTCGCTGCTGGTCAACAGTGCGATGATGGGCCTGCTGCTTTACATGTCCGGCGTTGATGAAAACTGA